In the genome of Sphingomonas alpina, the window GCCGATCCGGTCAGCCGCGACGATATCGGCGACGGTCGCTTCGACCGCGGCGGAGGCGATGACGATCTGGTCGGCGCTGGTAACGCCGCTGCCGTCCTGCGGGAACAGCGCGACGCCTCTGGTGCGCAGGTCGGCGAACTTGGCCGGCAGCCGTGCCTGATCCAGCGTCCGGTCCGACCCGGCGACGATCGCACCGCGCCCGGCCAGGATCATCGCCAGTGGCATCATGCCGCTGCCGCCGATCCCGACGAAGAAGTAGGATTTGCCGTTATGCATTGCGTCGCGCTATCGGCAATGCGCCAAAGGGGCAAGTTGTGGAAAGGGAGCCGGGACAGCTCATGCGGATTGGCGTTGTCGCCCCGGCGGGACGGATCGACGAAGTGGTGGCGGCGCGCGCGATGGCGTTCGCGGCGATCGCCTATCCGTCGGTCGACCTGATTTTCCACCCGCAATGCTATCGTACCGATGGCGGGCATTTCGCCGGTCCGGACTCAGCGCGTGCCGCGGCTTTTCTCGAATACGCCAACGACCCGGCGATCGATGCCTTGTGGTTCGCGCGGGGCGGCTATGGCTCGAACCGCATTCTTGCCGATGTGATCCCCAACCTCGGCCCCGCCGCCAAGACCAAAAGCTATGCCGGCTTTTCCGACATGGGCTTCATCCTTGGCGCGCTCTATGCGCGGCGCATCGGCAAGCCGGTCCATGCGCCGATGGTCTCAAGCATCAACAACAGCAATGGCGGTGACGCCGTGATCGCGCGCACGCTCAGCTGGCTGGTCGACAAGGACCGCCGCTGGCTCGAGCCGAGTCTCGGCAAACAGCCGACCGTCGCGTTCAACCTGTCGATCCTCAACAATCTGCTCGGCACGCAGTGGATGCCCGACCTGACCGATCATGTGCTGATGATCGAGGAAGTGTCGGAAGCGCTCTACCGCGTTGATCGCATGCTGTTCCAGATGGCCAATGCGACCCAGCTGAAGGGCATTGCCGGAGTCCGGCTCGGCGCGATCAGCGACGTGACACCCAACACGCCGGAGTTCGCCGAAACTCCCCAACAGATGATCGAACGCTGGTGCAAGGACATGAAGGTGCCGTTCCTTGGGTCCGCCGATATCGGGCATGTGCGCACCAACAAGGTGGTGCCGTTCGGCTTGGTATAGGGGGCGAAGATGCGAATGATGACGGTCGGAATCGGGGCTGCGGGCCTGTTGGCTCTTGCCGCTTCCAGCGCCGTTGCCGAACCGGCCTTGCCCAAGGGCGCCTATATTCTGCCGGGGTCGGCCGTCCCGAAAATACTGCGGCAATGCTCGCGTAGCGCACCGAAGATCGGTGAAGGCAGTTGGCAGCCCCAGGCCGCCGGTATCCGCGAGCTGGAGGCTGCACTTCCCGGAGAGTTGCGTAAACGAAGCTCCGGCGAGTCGTCACATTGGCAAAACCTGCTGCGTGATTGGCGGCGGCAATATGTCGGCATCGTTCGTGGAGGGCGGCGCTATATCTATGGCAGTTTCGCGCAGGACGATTCTTCGAGCATCGCCTTCGACTGGCAGCGGGAGCCCATGCAGGTCTGCGACGGTGGCGTCAGCTTTTTCGGGGTCGAATATGATGTTGCGCGCCGTCGCTTCACCCATGTCGCGTTCAATGGACCCTATTAGGATTCGCTGATCGGTTCGGCCGGTTGTTCGGCGAGCCGGTCGAGCAGCTCCGCAGCCAGGCGCAGCATCGCACGCTCGGCCGGAGTAAGGCGCTCGGTCATCGCCTGCGCGAGCCAGAGATTCTGCCGGTGGGCGTCGCGCCGAATCAGCTCGGAACCCGCGGCGGTGATCTCGATCTCGATCTGACGACGGTCCCTCTCGCCCTGGCGGCGGGTGATGAAACCCAGTTCATCGAGGTCGGCGATGATCCGGGTGAGCGACTGCGGCTGCAGCCGTTCGAGCGCGGCAAGGTCGGTCGCCGTCAGCGGCCCATCGGCTCGCAAGAGCCTGCCCAATACGCTCAGCTTGGCGGCGCTGACTCCGTGATCGACGCGCAGGCTCCGCATGCGCCGCGCAAAGTCCGACAGGCTACGCCGGATTGGGTTGGCCATATCATATGGCTCCGGAAGCATATCCCTATTCATGCACCGTACCGCTTGAACCCGTCCCATGCATTGGTGAACCCTCCCCGAAGCCCGTGGCAGACCATGATCGGCCGATCCCGTTCATAGGGCATTGCCAGCGGCACCCCGAAAACGCCGGCGATC includes:
- a CDS encoding LD-carboxypeptidase, with the protein product MRIGVVAPAGRIDEVVAARAMAFAAIAYPSVDLIFHPQCYRTDGGHFAGPDSARAAAFLEYANDPAIDALWFARGGYGSNRILADVIPNLGPAAKTKSYAGFSDMGFILGALYARRIGKPVHAPMVSSINNSNGGDAVIARTLSWLVDKDRRWLEPSLGKQPTVAFNLSILNNLLGTQWMPDLTDHVLMIEEVSEALYRVDRMLFQMANATQLKGIAGVRLGAISDVTPNTPEFAETPQQMIERWCKDMKVPFLGSADIGHVRTNKVVPFGLV
- a CDS encoding MarR family winged helix-turn-helix transcriptional regulator, with the translated sequence MANPIRRSLSDFARRMRSLRVDHGVSAAKLSVLGRLLRADGPLTATDLAALERLQPQSLTRIIADLDELGFITRRQGERDRRQIEIEITAAGSELIRRDAHRQNLWLAQAMTERLTPAERAMLRLAAELLDRLAEQPAEPISES